One Nonomuraea angiospora DNA segment encodes these proteins:
- a CDS encoding Fpg/Nei family DNA glycosylase, whose protein sequence is MPELPEVESLTHFLRERAVGRTVLGVDVVAIQALKTFDPPVTALGGLTITGVARHGKFLDLDCDGLHLVIHLARAGWLRWRDDLSGAKPVRPGKGPLAVRVRLAPDEEGLAPGFELTEAGTQKRLAVYVTKNPDDVPGVAALGPDPLDESFTVDALKRIVGGNRTQIKGLLRDQKIIAGIGNAYSDEVLHAARMSPFKIAATLTDAQIADLHEAIVTTLAEAVERAQGLAAKDLKAEKKSGLRVHNRAGQPCDVCGDTIREVSFADSSLQYCPTCQTGGKPLADRRLSRLLK, encoded by the coding sequence ATGCCGGAACTTCCCGAAGTGGAGTCGCTCACCCATTTCCTGCGCGAACGCGCCGTGGGCCGCACGGTCCTGGGTGTCGACGTGGTGGCCATCCAGGCGCTCAAGACGTTCGACCCGCCGGTGACCGCGCTCGGCGGGCTGACGATCACCGGCGTGGCGCGGCACGGCAAGTTCCTCGACCTCGACTGCGACGGCCTCCACCTGGTCATCCACCTGGCCCGGGCGGGGTGGCTGCGCTGGCGCGACGACCTGTCGGGCGCCAAGCCCGTACGTCCAGGCAAGGGTCCGCTCGCGGTACGGGTCCGGCTGGCGCCCGACGAGGAGGGCCTGGCGCCCGGGTTCGAGCTGACGGAGGCCGGCACGCAGAAGCGCCTGGCCGTCTACGTCACCAAGAACCCGGACGACGTCCCCGGCGTCGCCGCCCTCGGCCCCGACCCCCTCGACGAGTCCTTCACCGTCGACGCGCTCAAGCGCATCGTGGGCGGCAACCGCACCCAGATCAAGGGGCTGCTGCGCGACCAGAAGATCATCGCCGGCATCGGGAACGCGTACTCGGACGAGGTGCTGCACGCGGCCAGGATGTCCCCGTTCAAGATCGCGGCCACGCTGACGGACGCGCAGATCGCCGACCTGCACGAGGCCATCGTGACCACGCTGGCGGAGGCGGTGGAGCGGGCGCAGGGGCTGGCGGCCAAGGACCTCAAGGCGGAGAAGAAGTCGGGACTGCGGGTCCACAACCGGGCCGGGCAGCCGTGCGACGTCTGCGGCGACACGATCCGCGAGGTGTCGTTCGCGGACTCCTCGCTGCAGTACTGCCCCACCTGCCAGACCGGCGGCAAGCCCCTCGCCGACCGCCGGCTGTCCCGCCTTCTCAAATGA
- a CDS encoding purine-cytosine permease family protein yields the protein MTHVVDEVPLTLEGRPPKTLGVLDQGALWANLGVSLLGFSGALLLLNPVPGAPLSLTAALLATVVGSLIGTAMVGLSAVPGTQTGQPAMVLLRGLFGARISYVPTVLNIVQMLGWAAFELWVIAKAASAIFGAVPYQVWVIAAGVLTTALTIWPLGSVRLLRRYVTIGVIVSMVWFAWFFLTRAPAQTGGSWTAFAPAVDYVIALSVSWVPMAADFARHSRSSRAAFTGVVGGYTLAQVACLGLGVFAVAVAGADKVAADGTSVFGAFVAVPLGALFFAILVLRETDQSFANVYSTTVSLQNLMPRVDRRLFSVAIGVLSVTIALVVDVNSYGAFLGVIGAVFVPMFAVLAVDYFVLGGSRSWNTAENAPSRWSRLVPWALGFVAYWLTTSTPTVGPWDGFWQQVRDAIGFTRQPWMNGALGAAVVAVLVTLLISWSTRAFRR from the coding sequence ATGACGCATGTCGTCGACGAAGTTCCGCTGACTCTCGAAGGCAGGCCGCCGAAGACCCTGGGCGTGCTCGATCAGGGTGCGCTCTGGGCGAACCTCGGAGTCAGCCTCCTCGGCTTCTCCGGCGCGCTGCTCCTGCTCAACCCCGTGCCAGGCGCTCCGCTCAGCCTGACCGCCGCGCTCCTCGCGACCGTGGTCGGCAGCCTGATCGGCACCGCCATGGTGGGCCTGTCCGCCGTCCCCGGCACCCAGACGGGGCAGCCCGCGATGGTGCTGCTGCGGGGCCTGTTCGGGGCGCGGATCTCGTACGTCCCCACGGTCCTGAACATCGTCCAGATGCTCGGCTGGGCCGCGTTCGAGCTGTGGGTGATCGCCAAGGCGGCCAGCGCCATCTTCGGCGCCGTGCCGTACCAGGTGTGGGTGATCGCGGCGGGGGTGCTGACCACCGCGCTCACGATCTGGCCGCTCGGGTCCGTCAGGCTGCTGCGGCGGTACGTCACCATCGGCGTGATCGTGTCGATGGTCTGGTTCGCCTGGTTCTTCCTGACCAGGGCGCCCGCGCAGACCGGCGGGTCCTGGACGGCGTTCGCCCCGGCGGTGGACTACGTGATCGCGCTGTCGGTGTCGTGGGTGCCGATGGCGGCCGACTTCGCCCGGCACTCCAGGTCGAGCAGGGCCGCGTTCACCGGTGTGGTCGGCGGCTACACGCTGGCCCAGGTCGCCTGCCTGGGCCTGGGCGTGTTCGCGGTGGCCGTGGCCGGGGCCGACAAGGTGGCGGCCGACGGGACGTCGGTGTTCGGCGCGTTCGTGGCGGTGCCGCTGGGCGCGCTGTTCTTCGCGATCCTGGTGCTGCGGGAGACCGACCAGTCGTTCGCCAACGTCTACTCCACCACGGTCTCGCTGCAGAACCTGATGCCGCGGGTCGACCGGCGCCTGTTCTCCGTCGCCATCGGCGTGCTGAGCGTCACGATCGCCCTGGTCGTGGACGTCAACTCGTACGGGGCGTTCCTGGGGGTGATCGGGGCGGTGTTCGTGCCGATGTTCGCGGTGCTGGCCGTGGACTACTTCGTGCTCGGCGGCTCGCGGAGCTGGAACACCGCGGAGAACGCGCCCTCGCGCTGGTCGCGGCTGGTGCCGTGGGCCCTCGGCTTCGTGGCGTACTGGCTGACGACCTCCACGCCCACGGTCGGGCCGTGGGACGGCTTCTGGCAGCAGGTCCGCGACGCCATCGGCTTCACCCGGCAGCCGTGGATGAACGGGGCGCTCGGCGCGGCCGTCGTGGCCGTGCTGGTCACCCTGCTGATCAGCTGGTCGACGCGCGCTTTTCGACGTTGA
- a CDS encoding TenA family protein — protein sequence MTISEKLHAVGRPLLRAQLEHPTVAGIARGDLPEPVFRSWLEQDYLFLLDYVRVFARLAWQAPDGHLGDLVDLAHTTYHDELRLHRSLSAEFGADLEGAVKGPACVTYTAFLLESAASYGEGLAALYPCMWGYSSLGQILAENSPAESRYRAWVDTYADPAFAALTARIAQMIDEAAPDPARAEELFAEGMAHELAFWSVP from the coding sequence ATGACTATCTCGGAGAAGTTGCACGCGGTCGGCCGCCCGCTGCTGCGGGCGCAGCTCGAGCATCCGACCGTGGCCGGCATCGCGCGTGGCGACCTGCCCGAGCCGGTGTTCAGGTCGTGGCTGGAGCAGGACTACCTGTTCCTGCTCGACTACGTACGGGTGTTCGCGCGGCTGGCCTGGCAGGCGCCCGACGGGCATCTGGGTGACCTGGTGGACCTGGCGCACACCACGTACCACGACGAGTTGAGGCTGCACAGGTCGTTGTCGGCGGAGTTCGGCGCCGATCTGGAGGGGGCGGTGAAGGGGCCGGCGTGCGTGACGTACACGGCGTTCCTGCTGGAGTCGGCGGCGTCGTACGGGGAGGGGTTGGCGGCGCTTTATCCGTGTATGTGGGGATATTCGAGTCTCGGACAGATATTGGCGGAAAATTCGCCTGCTGAGTCGAGATATCGGGCGTGGGTGGACACGTACGCGGATCCGGCGTTCGCGGCGCTCACCGCGCGGATCGCGCAGATGATCGACGAGGCCGCGCCGGACCCGGCGCGGGCCGAGGAGCTGTTCGCCGAGGGGATGGCGCACGAGCTGGCCTTCTGGAGCGTGCCGTAG
- a CDS encoding GOLPH3/VPS74 family protein gives MTVTIAEELLLLALHDEKGTPLVAGTQLDPALAGALLAELAVNGRLELSDKKVTVTDPSPLGDSELDATLARIAEEGKERKPAWWVQRLQSAKLRRRLLTRLAESGVLTEQRGKVLGVFPTTRWPEASPDVEAAVRDRVAGALAGADPDARTAVLIAIAHAAKLDRKAFPEASRKRVKEIAEGAWTADAVAQTIAAINAVMITTITAATVAATTTTTG, from the coding sequence ATGACTGTGACGATCGCCGAAGAGCTGCTCCTGCTCGCCCTCCACGACGAGAAGGGCACGCCGCTCGTCGCCGGCACCCAGCTCGACCCGGCCCTCGCCGGCGCGCTCCTCGCCGAGCTGGCCGTCAACGGCCGGCTGGAGCTGTCGGACAAGAAGGTGACGGTCACGGACCCGTCCCCCCTCGGCGACTCCGAGCTGGACGCCACGCTGGCCCGCATCGCCGAGGAGGGCAAGGAGCGCAAGCCCGCCTGGTGGGTCCAGCGGCTGCAGTCGGCCAAGCTGCGCAGGCGCCTGCTCACCAGGCTGGCGGAGTCGGGCGTGCTGACCGAGCAGCGCGGCAAGGTGCTGGGCGTCTTCCCCACGACGCGCTGGCCCGAGGCCAGCCCCGACGTGGAGGCCGCGGTCAGGGACCGGGTGGCCGGCGCGCTGGCGGGCGCCGACCCCGACGCCCGCACGGCCGTCCTGATCGCCATCGCGCACGCGGCCAAGCTCGACCGCAAGGCCTTCCCCGAGGCGAGCAGGAAGCGCGTCAAGGAGATCGCGGAAGGTGCCTGGACGGCCGACGCGGTCGCCCAGACCATCGCCGCCATCAACGCGGTCATGATCACGACGATCACCGCGGCGACCGTCGCCGCGACGACCACCACGACCGGGTGA
- a CDS encoding rhodanese-like domain-containing protein, which produces MTVPEIEASAVPADAYLLDVREQDEWVAGHAPEAVHIPMTQIQGRVDEVPGDRTVYVVCRVGGRSLQVAAWLNQLGRDAVNVGGGMQSWEFARRPMVSETGQQPFVA; this is translated from the coding sequence ATGACCGTTCCTGAGATCGAGGCCAGTGCCGTTCCGGCAGACGCTTACCTGCTCGACGTCCGTGAGCAGGACGAATGGGTCGCGGGGCACGCCCCTGAGGCCGTGCACATCCCCATGACGCAGATTCAGGGGCGGGTGGACGAGGTGCCCGGCGACCGCACGGTCTACGTCGTCTGCCGGGTGGGCGGCCGGTCCCTGCAGGTCGCGGCCTGGCTCAACCAGCTCGGGCGCGACGCCGTCAACGTCGGCGGCGGCATGCAGTCGTGGGAGTTCGCGCGCCGCCCGATGGTCAGCGAGACCGGGCAGCAGCCTTTCGTGGCGTAG
- a CDS encoding winged helix-turn-helix transcriptional regulator: MEEGTVEPLDDYDVRQWDTREDCEVRQILDRIADKWSLLVIALLDCQSLRFTQLRREIDGVSQRMLSVTLRQLERDGLVSRTVHPVVPPRVDYALTPLGRTLHETIKSLVTWTETHQEEIAAARAAYDARREMMES; this comes from the coding sequence ATGGAAGAAGGCACTGTGGAACCGCTCGACGACTACGACGTGCGCCAGTGGGACACGCGCGAGGACTGCGAGGTGCGCCAGATCCTCGACCGCATCGCCGACAAGTGGTCGCTGCTCGTGATCGCCCTGCTCGACTGCCAGAGCCTGCGCTTCACCCAGCTCCGCCGCGAGATCGACGGCGTCAGCCAGCGCATGCTCAGCGTGACCCTGCGCCAGCTGGAGCGCGACGGCCTGGTCAGCCGCACCGTCCATCCCGTCGTGCCGCCCAGGGTGGACTACGCGCTCACACCGCTCGGCCGCACGCTGCACGAGACCATCAAGTCGCTGGTCACCTGGACGGAGACGCACCAGGAGGAGATCGCCGCGGCGCGTGCGGCCTACGACGCCAGGCGCGAGATGATGGAGTCATGA
- a CDS encoding methylated-DNA--[protein]-cysteine S-methyltransferase, which translates to MSSGDLDALLRVTSSTYRGETHPDIAFGTYDGAVGRLVLAVTGKGIAACSFEPENAVYELVTRHVGSFIGPDPRRLDPVRRELDAYFSGRLRAFATPVDLTLATSFARTVLQKTIAVQYGTTTTLEEIGASIGRPRALRAIGNALASNPVCVIVPCHRVVREDGALGDYAGGAAAKQHLLNVEKRASTS; encoded by the coding sequence ATGTCGAGCGGCGATCTCGATGCCCTGTTGCGCGTGACCTCCAGCACCTATCGAGGTGAGACACATCCTGACATCGCGTTCGGCACCTATGACGGGGCCGTCGGAAGGCTGGTGCTCGCGGTCACCGGCAAGGGCATCGCGGCGTGCAGCTTCGAGCCGGAAAACGCGGTGTACGAGCTGGTCACCAGGCACGTGGGCAGCTTCATCGGGCCGGATCCGCGCCGGCTCGACCCGGTGCGCAGGGAGCTGGACGCCTACTTCTCGGGCCGCCTGCGCGCGTTCGCCACGCCCGTCGACCTGACGCTGGCGACATCCTTCGCCCGCACGGTGCTGCAGAAGACGATAGCGGTCCAGTACGGCACCACCACGACGCTGGAGGAGATCGGCGCGAGCATCGGCAGGCCCCGCGCGCTGCGGGCGATCGGCAACGCGCTGGCCTCCAACCCCGTGTGCGTGATCGTGCCGTGCCACCGCGTGGTGCGCGAGGACGGCGCGCTCGGCGACTACGCGGGCGGCGCGGCCGCCAAGCAGCACCTGCTCAACGTCGAAAAGCGCGCGTCGACCAGCTGA
- a CDS encoding LCP family protein, producing MSEDDRTRAMRSPGDGRPLPPRPGDGLRAGGAPGHQVPSAPAGGAGAPTHKLPVAPQYPEPGSGAASPGSAPPEPPQGRSRVYGRARSGSSPMEPLRSRRGPSDPSKPRRRVSGKTILKIVAGLLVVLLVAGVGMFFWINSRIAGIDGVLDEYTGRPADTPGTNWLLVGSDSRKGLSAAERKKLATGRATGGNRTDSMMLLHIPEGSDKPTLVSLPRDLAVDIPGKGRNKLNAAYNGGPQLLVRTVESVTGVHVDHYMEIGFAGFVGIVDAIGGVEINVRAAVDDPKAGLKLKKGTQVLNGAQALGYVRTRKGGALPDFERTKRQRQFLGAVVKKAASPGVLINPFTSIPLAMSATDAVSVDGGTGAFDLLSLGLAMGDSPVTTVVPFGGTERLADGGDAIKSDRPKALALFNALKADKAVPKDVIDTGN from the coding sequence GTGTCTGAGGACGACCGGACGCGGGCCATGCGCTCGCCAGGCGACGGCCGCCCGCTGCCGCCGAGGCCGGGTGACGGCCTGCGCGCCGGGGGCGCGCCGGGCCACCAGGTCCCGTCCGCGCCCGCCGGGGGGGCGGGCGCGCCCACGCACAAGCTGCCTGTGGCCCCGCAGTACCCCGAGCCGGGGTCAGGCGCCGCCTCTCCCGGCTCCGCCCCGCCTGAGCCGCCCCAGGGCCGTTCGCGCGTGTACGGCCGGGCGCGCTCCGGCAGCAGCCCGATGGAGCCGCTGCGGTCGAGGCGCGGTCCCTCGGACCCCTCGAAGCCCCGCAGGCGGGTCTCCGGCAAGACGATCCTGAAGATCGTCGCCGGGCTCCTGGTCGTGCTGCTGGTGGCGGGCGTGGGCATGTTCTTCTGGATCAACTCCAGGATCGCCGGCATCGACGGCGTGCTCGACGAATACACGGGCCGTCCCGCCGACACCCCCGGCACCAACTGGCTGCTCGTCGGCTCCGACAGCCGCAAGGGCCTGTCGGCCGCCGAGCGCAAGAAGCTCGCCACGGGCCGGGCGACCGGCGGCAACCGTACGGACTCGATGATGCTGCTGCACATCCCCGAGGGCAGCGACAAGCCGACGCTGGTCAGCCTGCCGCGCGACCTGGCCGTCGACATCCCGGGCAAGGGGCGCAACAAGCTCAACGCCGCCTACAACGGCGGGCCGCAGCTGCTGGTCCGCACCGTGGAGTCGGTCACGGGCGTGCACGTCGACCACTACATGGAGATCGGGTTCGCCGGGTTCGTCGGGATCGTGGACGCCATCGGAGGGGTCGAGATCAACGTACGGGCCGCCGTGGACGACCCGAAGGCCGGGCTCAAGCTGAAGAAGGGCACGCAGGTGCTCAACGGCGCCCAGGCCCTGGGTTACGTACGGACCAGAAAGGGCGGCGCGCTGCCCGACTTCGAGCGGACCAAGCGGCAGCGGCAGTTCCTGGGCGCGGTCGTGAAGAAGGCGGCCAGCCCCGGCGTGCTGATCAACCCGTTCACGTCGATCCCGCTGGCGATGAGCGCCACCGACGCGGTCTCGGTCGACGGCGGCACGGGCGCCTTCGACCTGCTGTCGCTGGGGCTGGCGATGGGCGACAGCCCCGTGACGACGGTGGTCCCCTTCGGCGGCACCGAGCGGCTGGCGGACGGCGGCGACGCGATCAAGTCGGACCGGCCCAAGGCGCTGGCCCTCTTCAACGCCCTGAAGGCGGACAAGGCGGTGCCGAAGGACGTCATCGACACCGGCAACTAG